In Vespula pensylvanica isolate Volc-1 chromosome 21, ASM1446617v1, whole genome shotgun sequence, one genomic interval encodes:
- the LOC122636341 gene encoding ataxin-7-like protein 1 isoform X2, producing MSGSDSPTFFHGQPWSNWIERIGRDKPLSDEESEAKPTSTVTRLSAEDIDLYGFCPERDTFYGVVCEICNAIVKPQALIQHMESRHPSGAGNFPTPSLPTTKPTVKTPYCKVSKLKKTQSASTQNSSNTKVIHTSIKRTSTTETQQQQQQQQLQQPSNTSSTSLPVSSSPRSPLETTLQTVQTATTSTGSGSIASSSPVKSPGNSGQTRRKRLKTDRSLLKDREYDPDRHCGVLNEETGKPCTRSLTCKAHTVSLRRTVIGRSKTFDKLLAEHRAAKEVPTSTRTTKLSVTGTVVSLSSPSVNALSLTTIASTTNIDSEAPSSPPVLSLPDTYPLPKTKLEEEFGNEELRSLESSLVEASVSTSNSQTTTQSSTGSIIMGPLSAVLPSFTELPTNEEEDVTMAPLIQASSSAPTTASTSTSTSAVAVAAIAAASVLPTTSLTSMMVSPMAVTSNDVPSPTASGTPTTTQTSIVTPTPSTTPNATMTSSTTPPHNTSAITASLVDTENSLDVDPDDPIGSIYSAAFKDDKTLSSLRSNNLLLSPLSRSSYHRQLQQASSISTMNLFESVDQLEQRNTAPINGKRLHHANHTSPLLGPRPSKRSKQDYQHGQDYSTSIQLEATTTSTPYPNFGDITWSNCHPEPLAVTRWLRITSSRKQYNFNIH from the exons ATGTCGGGAAGTGACAGTCCAACGTTTTTTCACGGCCAACCCTGGTCCAATTGGATCGAAAGAATCGGAAGGGATAAACCATTAA GTGATGAAGAATCAGAAGCAAAACCAACAAGTACAGTTACTCGTCTTTCTGCAGaag aCATCGATCTCTATGGATTCTGTCCAGAAAGAGATACTTTTTATGGAGTGGTCTGTGAGATATGCAACGCCATAGTAAAGCCACAAGCTCTTATTCAGCATATGG AGAGTCGACATCCAAGCGGTGCAGGCAATTTCCCAACCCCTTCTTTACCTACAACGAAACCTACAGTGAAAACGCCTTATTGTAAAGTATCTAAACTGAAGAAAACGCAATCTGCATCTACGCAAAATTCGAGCAATACTAAAGTGATTCATACGTCAATAAAACGCACTTCAACGACAGAAacgcaacaacagcaacaacagcagcagctgCAGCAACCTAGTAATACCTCATCAACGTCATTACCAGTTTCATCTTCACCTAGATCACCATTAGAAACTACGTTGCAAACTGTACAAACGGCTACGACCAGTACGGGCAGCGGTTCAATAGCTTCGTCGAGTCCGGTTAAAAGTCCTGGTAACAGTGGACAAACTAGACGGAAAAGGCTTAAAACGGATCGTTCGCTTCTCAAAGATCGCGAATATGATCCTGATCGACATTGCGGCGTATTGAATGAGGAAACCGGGAAACCGTGCACGAGGTCGCTCACGTGCAAAGCCCATACAGTATCATTGCGTCGTACCGTTATTGGTAGAAGTAAAACATTCGACAAATTACTCGCTGAACATAGAGCAGCCAAGGAAGTACCGACTAGTACAAGAACAACGAAATTATCAGTAACTGGTACCGTCGTTTCACTATCATCACCGTCGGTCAATGCGTTGTCGTTGACAACAATAGCTTCTACCACGAATATTGATTCCGAAGCACCGAGTTCGCCTCCTGTATTATCATTGCCAGACACCTACCCACTGCCAAAG ACCAAGCTCGAAGAGGAGTTCGGTAACGAGGAACTACGGAGCCTAGAGTCGTCCTTGGTTGAAGCAAGCGTGTCCACGTCCAATTCGCAGACAACCACACAATCTTCTACGGGTTCGATAATCATGGGTCCTTTATCGGCGGTCTTGCCATCGTTCACGGAATTGCCAACgaacgaagaggaggatgTAACGATGGCTCCCCTGATACAAGCTTCCTCATCGGCACCAACGACGGCATCGACATCCACGTCGACATcggcagtagcagtagcagcaatAGCAGCGGCATCGGTGTTACCAACCACATCGTTAACTTCGATGATGGTGTCACCTATGGCGGTTACATCTAACGACGTACCATCCCCTACGGCTTCTGGTACGCCAACGACCACTCAAACATCGATCGTAACACCAACTCCGTCAACGACGCCTAACGCGACGATGACTTCGTCTACAACCCCTCCGCATAATACGAGTGCCATTACGGCCTCATTGGTTGACACTGAAAATTCTTTGGACGTTGATCCTGACGATCCAATCGGCAGTATATACTCGGCCGCTTTTAAGGACGATAAAACACTCTCGTCATTACGTTCGAACAATCTTTTACTTTCGCCATTATCAAGGAGTTCCTATCATCGGCAACTTCAACAAGCTTCCTCCATATCCACCATGAATCTTTTCGAATCAGTTGATCAGCTCGAACAACGTAATACAGCTCCGATTAATGGTAAAAGACTTCATCATGCTAATCATACCAGCCCATTGTTAGGTCCCAGGCCAAGCAAAAGAAGCAAACAGGATTACCAACATGGACAGGATTATTCTACATCTATACAACTCGAGGCTACTACTACTTCAACGCCTTATCCTAATTTCGGTGATATCACTTGGTCAAACTGTCATCCCGAACCACTAGCTGTTACTCGGTGGCTTCGTATTACGTCTAGCCGTAAGCagtacaattttaatattcactGA
- the LOC122636341 gene encoding ataxin-7-like protein 1 isoform X1 produces the protein MSGSDSPTFFHGQPWSNWIERIGRDKPLSDEESEAKPTSTVTRLSAEDIDLYGFCPERDTFYGVVCEICNAIVKPQALIQHMESRHPSGAGNFPTPSLPTTKPTVKTPYCKVSKLKKTQSASTQNSSNTKVIHTSIKRTSTTETQQQQQQQQLQQPSNTSSTSLPVSSSPRSPLETTLQTVQTATTSTGSGSIASSSPVKSPGNSGQTRRKRLKTDRSLLKDREYDPDRHCGVLNEETGKPCTRSLTCKAHTVSLRRTVIGRSKTFDKLLAEHRAAKEVPTSTRTTKLSVTGTVVSLSSPSVNALSLTTIASTTNIDSEAPSSPPVLSLPDTYPLPKAVDLLYRCLAPHGSTKPTKLEEEFGNEELRSLESSLVEASVSTSNSQTTTQSSTGSIIMGPLSAVLPSFTELPTNEEEDVTMAPLIQASSSAPTTASTSTSTSAVAVAAIAAASVLPTTSLTSMMVSPMAVTSNDVPSPTASGTPTTTQTSIVTPTPSTTPNATMTSSTTPPHNTSAITASLVDTENSLDVDPDDPIGSIYSAAFKDDKTLSSLRSNNLLLSPLSRSSYHRQLQQASSISTMNLFESVDQLEQRNTAPINGKRLHHANHTSPLLGPRPSKRSKQDYQHGQDYSTSIQLEATTTSTPYPNFGDITWSNCHPEPLAVTRWLRITSSRKQYNFNIH, from the exons ATGTCGGGAAGTGACAGTCCAACGTTTTTTCACGGCCAACCCTGGTCCAATTGGATCGAAAGAATCGGAAGGGATAAACCATTAA GTGATGAAGAATCAGAAGCAAAACCAACAAGTACAGTTACTCGTCTTTCTGCAGaag aCATCGATCTCTATGGATTCTGTCCAGAAAGAGATACTTTTTATGGAGTGGTCTGTGAGATATGCAACGCCATAGTAAAGCCACAAGCTCTTATTCAGCATATGG AGAGTCGACATCCAAGCGGTGCAGGCAATTTCCCAACCCCTTCTTTACCTACAACGAAACCTACAGTGAAAACGCCTTATTGTAAAGTATCTAAACTGAAGAAAACGCAATCTGCATCTACGCAAAATTCGAGCAATACTAAAGTGATTCATACGTCAATAAAACGCACTTCAACGACAGAAacgcaacaacagcaacaacagcagcagctgCAGCAACCTAGTAATACCTCATCAACGTCATTACCAGTTTCATCTTCACCTAGATCACCATTAGAAACTACGTTGCAAACTGTACAAACGGCTACGACCAGTACGGGCAGCGGTTCAATAGCTTCGTCGAGTCCGGTTAAAAGTCCTGGTAACAGTGGACAAACTAGACGGAAAAGGCTTAAAACGGATCGTTCGCTTCTCAAAGATCGCGAATATGATCCTGATCGACATTGCGGCGTATTGAATGAGGAAACCGGGAAACCGTGCACGAGGTCGCTCACGTGCAAAGCCCATACAGTATCATTGCGTCGTACCGTTATTGGTAGAAGTAAAACATTCGACAAATTACTCGCTGAACATAGAGCAGCCAAGGAAGTACCGACTAGTACAAGAACAACGAAATTATCAGTAACTGGTACCGTCGTTTCACTATCATCACCGTCGGTCAATGCGTTGTCGTTGACAACAATAGCTTCTACCACGAATATTGATTCCGAAGCACCGAGTTCGCCTCCTGTATTATCATTGCCAGACACCTACCCACTGCCAAAG GCTGTTGATTTGCTTTATCGGTGTCTGGCCCCGCATGGCTCCACTAAACCT ACCAAGCTCGAAGAGGAGTTCGGTAACGAGGAACTACGGAGCCTAGAGTCGTCCTTGGTTGAAGCAAGCGTGTCCACGTCCAATTCGCAGACAACCACACAATCTTCTACGGGTTCGATAATCATGGGTCCTTTATCGGCGGTCTTGCCATCGTTCACGGAATTGCCAACgaacgaagaggaggatgTAACGATGGCTCCCCTGATACAAGCTTCCTCATCGGCACCAACGACGGCATCGACATCCACGTCGACATcggcagtagcagtagcagcaatAGCAGCGGCATCGGTGTTACCAACCACATCGTTAACTTCGATGATGGTGTCACCTATGGCGGTTACATCTAACGACGTACCATCCCCTACGGCTTCTGGTACGCCAACGACCACTCAAACATCGATCGTAACACCAACTCCGTCAACGACGCCTAACGCGACGATGACTTCGTCTACAACCCCTCCGCATAATACGAGTGCCATTACGGCCTCATTGGTTGACACTGAAAATTCTTTGGACGTTGATCCTGACGATCCAATCGGCAGTATATACTCGGCCGCTTTTAAGGACGATAAAACACTCTCGTCATTACGTTCGAACAATCTTTTACTTTCGCCATTATCAAGGAGTTCCTATCATCGGCAACTTCAACAAGCTTCCTCCATATCCACCATGAATCTTTTCGAATCAGTTGATCAGCTCGAACAACGTAATACAGCTCCGATTAATGGTAAAAGACTTCATCATGCTAATCATACCAGCCCATTGTTAGGTCCCAGGCCAAGCAAAAGAAGCAAACAGGATTACCAACATGGACAGGATTATTCTACATCTATACAACTCGAGGCTACTACTACTTCAACGCCTTATCCTAATTTCGGTGATATCACTTGGTCAAACTGTCATCCCGAACCACTAGCTGTTACTCGGTGGCTTCGTATTACGTCTAGCCGTAAGCagtacaattttaatattcactGA
- the LOC122636353 gene encoding uncharacterized protein LOC122636353 yields MMKFVVLISTMASLVYSQRPPYAGTSHRYPVVFPQYIETALTTAEATGNVGNRIDIESGISTTIRVPIDLPVDALGDIDLVNRIKTWPRDKQPFWFINWQQIQAHRGDPTNTVQTTQRSQQEQSQRRSRSFYK; encoded by the exons ATG atgaaaTTCGTAGTACTTATAAGTACAATGGCCAGTTTGGTTTATTCTCAAAGACCACCATATGCAGGTACGAGCCACCGTTATCCAGTAGTATTTCCTCAATATATAGAAACAGCCCTAACAACAGCAGAAGCAACAGGCAATGTTGGAAATCGAATTGATATTGAAAGTGGAATTTCTACGACGATTAGAGTACCAATCGATTTACCAGTCGATGCGTTAGGTGACATCGATCTtgttaatagaattaaaacCTGGCCTAGAGACAAACAACCATTTTGGTTTATCAATTGGCAACAGATTCAAGCACATCGAGGTGATCCAACTAACACCGTTCAAACAACTCAACGGTCGCAACAAGAACAATCTCAAAGACGAAGCAGATCATTCTATAAGTAA